The proteins below come from a single Cottoperca gobio chromosome 11, fCotGob3.1, whole genome shotgun sequence genomic window:
- the mturn gene encoding maturin isoform X1 — protein sequence MEFKHLVEAAEKWCSGNPFDLIFAEEDDERRLDFYAEPGVSFYVLCPGGNDSFHVWSESEDCLPFLQLAQDYISSCGKKTLLEVLEKVFTSFRPLLGLPDIEDDSFEHYHADMEGEPGPDHQQMGRIHESWLKDERAKTDGLWPSETTAVTQIKRGGGRRGAFSTSSRDTRRELRDV from the exons ATGGAGTTCAAGCATCTGGTGGAGGCGGCGGAGAAGTGGTGCTCCGGTAACCCTTTCGACCTCATATTCGCCGAGGAGGACGACGAGAGGCGGCTGGACTTTTACGCAGAGCCCGGCGTCTCCTTCTACGTGCTGTGTCCCGGCGGCAACGACAGTTTC CACGTGTGGAGCGAGAGTGAGGACTGCCTTCCCTTCCTACAGTTGGCCCAGGACTACATCTCCTCCTGCGGGAAGAAGACTCTGCTGGAGGTGCTGGAGAAAGTCTTCACGTCCTTCAGGCCT CTGCTGGGTCTGCCAGACATAGAAGACGACAGTTTTGAGCATTACCACGCTGACATGGAGGGGGAACCGGGGCCCGACCACCAGCAGATGGGG AGGATACACGAGAGCTGGCTGAAAGACGAACGGGCGAAAACCGACGGTTTGTGGCCGAGTGAGACTACTGCAGTGACGCAGAttaagagagggggaggaaggaggggagcGTTTTCTACTTCAAGCAGGGACACAAGGAGGGAACTGAGGGATGTATAG
- the mturn gene encoding maturin isoform X2 produces MEFKHLVEAAEKWCSGNPFDLIFAEEDDERRLDFYAEPGVSFYVLCPGGNDSFHVWSESEDCLPFLQLAQDYISSCGKKTLLEVLEKVFTSFRPLLGLPDIEDDSFEHYHADMEGEPGPDHQQMGVSQQ; encoded by the exons ATGGAGTTCAAGCATCTGGTGGAGGCGGCGGAGAAGTGGTGCTCCGGTAACCCTTTCGACCTCATATTCGCCGAGGAGGACGACGAGAGGCGGCTGGACTTTTACGCAGAGCCCGGCGTCTCCTTCTACGTGCTGTGTCCCGGCGGCAACGACAGTTTC CACGTGTGGAGCGAGAGTGAGGACTGCCTTCCCTTCCTACAGTTGGCCCAGGACTACATCTCCTCCTGCGGGAAGAAGACTCTGCTGGAGGTGCTGGAGAAAGTCTTCACGTCCTTCAGGCCT CTGCTGGGTCTGCCAGACATAGAAGACGACAGTTTTGAGCATTACCACGCTGACATGGAGGGGGAACCGGGGCCCGACCACCAGCAGATGGGGGTCAGTCAGCAGTGA